Proteins encoded by one window of Crassostrea angulata isolate pt1a10 chromosome 9, ASM2561291v2, whole genome shotgun sequence:
- the LOC128164044 gene encoding carboxylesterase 1C-like: MIKYYIFTIILVVSLVKGDDVVNAVEVKTTSGWVRGYEENFDDGKVFRFVKIPFAKPPIGELRFRPPQPIGEWEKVQGISGAKSPSCPQWYFPLPGFNSSQTEEDCLYLNIYVPGKISTARNLSVMVWIHGGGFIFGAANQYKPQPMVLKGDVIVVTINYRLGLFGFFTMHDPLLSGNYGIMDQIEALRWIHNNIASFGGNPNSVTIFGESAGGMSVSLLTLIPSNEGLFKRAISQSGIVSTVTVAKKEWEIRTKDLFLERTNCNDKGDVAETLHCLQELPVENITNAMTMLDITDSQNATFQVGGLYPGADGKLIDKQMVYPKSPEDKSYTFFRSLDFMSGTLDGEGNMLYMGLSPEVQEKYNFNVTEKIPKGVLCEMTAPVFINNAVGNVPELVQEICDFYTTTESVDAQSNKVCEFSGDSTFIVPSNIMLSIHARDNTLSNTYQFLVTKPSPLPFGGNPPSWLKGAGHGDDIRFFFDFSDILEIPEEKRKVVEEDQGLSEKIIQYWTNFAKFGNPNGESIPKWPSYDANSKQYIILDEPIRTGENLKSGATALLSRILQNGRRRLIRDEL; encoded by the exons atgataaagtaCTACATTTTTACGATAATTTTGGTAGTATCTTTGGTGAAAGGAGATGACGTGGTTAATGCCGTTGAAGTCAAAACGACGTCAGGTTGGGTTAGAGGTTATGAGGAAAACTTTGACGATGGAAAAGTATTTAGATTTGTGAAAATACCGTTTGCCAAACCTCCAATCGGAGAACTTCGTTTCAGGCCACCTCAGCCTATTGGAGAATGGGAAAAAGTTCAAGGAATTTCTGGAGCGAAATCACCGAGTTGTCCTCAGTGGTACTTTCCTCTTCCTGGATTTAATAGTTCACAGACAGAGGAAGATTGTCTGTATCTCAATATCTATGTTCCTGGTAAAATTTCGACAGCACGAAACCTTTCAGTGATGGTATGGATCCATGGGGGCGGCTTCATTTTTGGAGCTGCTAATCAGTACAAGCCACAACCAATGGTTTTAAAAGGGGACGTCATAGTCGTAACCATCAATTACAGACTTGGACTCTTCGGCTTCTTTACAATGCATGACCCTCTGTTGTCGGGAAACTACGGAATAATGGACCAAATCGAGGCTCTCCGTTGGATTCATAACAACATTGCTTCTTTCGGTGGAAATCCGAACTCAGTGACCATCTTTGGGGAGTCAGCAGGTGGTATGTCTGTTAGTTTGCTAACTCTGATTCCATCCAACGAAGGTTTGTTTAAACGAGCTATATCTCAAAGTGGGATAGTGTCCACTGTTACCGTTGCAAAGAAGGAATGGGAAATAAGAACAAAAGATTTATTCTTAGAAAGAACAAATTGCAACGACAAAGGAGATGTGGCAGAAACCCTACATTGTTTACAAGAACTACCCgttgaaaatattacaaatgctATGACAATGCTCGATATAACGGATTCCCAAAATGCGACTTTTCAAGTTGGAGGACTATATCCAGGTGCAGATGGCAAGCTTATAGATAAACAGATGGTTTATCCGAAATCTCCTGAAGATAAAAGCTATACATTTTTCCGTTCTCTGGATTTTATGTCCGGTACTCTAGACGGTGAAGGCAATATGCTGTACATGGGCTTGTCACCTGAAGTTCAagaaaaatataactttaatGTCACAGAAAAAATACCAAAAGGTGTTTTATGTGAGATGACAGCTCCTGTCTTTATCAATAACGCAGTGGGAAATGTTCCAGAATTAGTTCAAGAAATCTGTGATTTCTACACCACCACTGAAAGTGTAGATGCCCAAAGTAATAAAGTCTGCGAGTTTTCTGGCGATTCGACTTTCATCGTGCCAAGCAACATAATGCTGTCAATTCACGCCAGAGACAATACACTGTCAAACACCTATCAATTTCTTGTAACCAAGCCGAGTCCCTTGCCTTTTGGAGGAAATCCGCCATCTTGGTTAAAAGGAGCCGGACATGGAGATGACATACGTTTTTTCTTCGACTTCTCGGACATTCTGGAAATTCCGGAGGAAAAAAGGAAAGTAGTTGAGGAAGATCAAGGCTTATCTGAAAAAATCATCCAATACTGGACTAACTTTGCAAAGTTTGG TAATCCAAATGGAGAGAGCATTCCAAAGTGGCCATCATATGACGCCAATAGCAAGCAATACATTATCCTCGATGAACCAATTAGAACAGGGGAAAATCTAAAGTCCGGAGCGACTGCTCTTCTTAGTAGAATATTGCAAAATGGCCGTCGTCGCTTAATTCGGGATGAGTTATAA